From the Lampris incognitus isolate fLamInc1 chromosome 10, fLamInc1.hap2, whole genome shotgun sequence genome, one window contains:
- the ccdc137 gene encoding coiled-coil domain-containing protein 137: MGKNKQTKPNESAKKTGKASEHPRDTRNRRDGKPRNPKQVDHLQQIPFRLREIMKSQERMKMGASRTRQSKTATAARAKPGDSEVGDIPVPYFRRAKEESEKNYLRRMAKETNHVRFLTRNQVDRKPELEEEKQEKPAYKGKTVKKKAYDQVRLQRLQHKKHERQAQELEKEMFTDNVEFGDVAMAPPALSAKPKKAPIKSQNTTRELLLNSLLGQAVASTAKPSMARQRIVEMERERAVEAYRHLKKQKQQWREARAAGLEKLKNL; encoded by the exons ATGGGAAAGAACAAGCAGACTAAACCTAACGAATCGGCGAAGAAAACCGGCAAGGCTAGCGAGCACCCGAG GGATACGAGGAATCGCCGAGATGGCAAACCCCGAAATCCCAAGCAGGTCGACCACCTCCAGCAAATCCCCTTTCGGCTCCGGGAGATCATGAAGAGCCAGGAGAGAATGAAAATGGGAGCGTCGAGGACCAGGCAATCCAAAACGG CCACCGCTGCCAGGGCCAAGCCCGGAGACTCAGAGGTCGGAGATATCCCCGTTCCCTATTTCAGGAGGGCGAAGGAGGAGAGTGAGAAAAATTACCTGCGACGCATGGCGAAAGAGACGAATCATGTCCGCTTCCTCACCAGAAACCAGGTTGACAGAAAGccggagctggaggaggagaaacaaGAGAAGCCGGCGTATAAGGGGAAAACTGTAAAAAAGAAGGC GTATGATCAAGTGAGATTACAAAGGCTGCAGCATAAGAAACACGAAAGACAAGCGCAGGAGCTGGAAAAGGAGATGTTCACAG ATAACGTCGAATTTGGCGACGTTGCAATGGCTCCGCCTGCTCTAAGCGCCAAACCCAAAAAGGCTCCAATAAAATCTCAG AATACAACGAGGGAGCTGCTCCTCAACTCTCTCCTCGGCCAAGCAGTGGCCTCCACAGCCAAGCCGTCCATGGCGAGACAGAGGATcgtggagatggagagggagcgaGCAGTGGAGGCTTACCGTCATCTGAAGAAACAGAAACAGCAGTGGCGGGAGGCCAGGGCAGCAGGCCTGGAAAAACTCAAGAACCTGTAG
- the LOC130120031 gene encoding G-protein coupled receptor family C group 5 member C-like translates to MTTISPPKGCSASLNFIYYNLCDLAAVWGIVVEAIAAAGVVCSFVLLVVLMGSLPFVTDKKRKSMVALQASFLVFTLGLFGLSFAFVVRWYFTTCVLRRFLFGVLFAGCLACLAMHGLWLALLERHGQGPRGWILCLGALTLWLVEVIINTEWLIITVARSPQRSISELSCKIANQDFVMALIYVMALLLAVVLTAVPLLAHKQKQWRQDRAFILATGVFTMAIWVVWIFMFIHGNQVAGNTSWDEPTLAIALVSNAWVFLILYTIPEICLLTKVDPDQEQPHDGDPIYPASSLIYENIPKQRNLLRPNVYVENKAFSMDEPNAVTKNPLSPYGSYNGQLRSSVYQPTELAFITKGLPNSQPHGHGLVLPRAKAHHPNQGSGGPLPPAAHPLPSPRTHAQIVKMV, encoded by the exons ATGACCACTATCAGCCCTCCGAAAGGGTGCAGTGCCTCCCTTAACTTTATTTATTACAACCTGTGTGACCTGGCTGCAGTATGGGGCATCGTGGTGGAGGCCATCGCTGCTGCTGGTGTGGTGTGCTCCTTTGTCCTTTTGGTTGTCCTCATGGGCAGCCTCCCCTTTGTCACAGACAAGAAGAGGAAGAGTATGGTGGCCTTGCAGGCAAGTTTTTTAGTGTTCACCCTCGGACTCTTTGGCCTGTCATTCGCCTTCGTCGTGAGGTGGTATTTCACCACCTGTGTCCTGCGGAGGTTCCTGTTTGGGGTATTGTTCGCTGGTTGCCTGGCCTGCCTGGCAATGCACGGCCTGTGGCTCGCCCTGCTCGAGCGCCATGGGCAGGGGCCCAGAGGCTGGATACTGTGCCTGGGGGCCCTGACCCTCTGGCTGGTGGAGGTTATCATCAACACCGAGTGGCTGATTATCACTGTTGCCAGGAGCCCCCAAAGGTCCATCTCCGAACTTTCCTGCAAAATTGCCAACCAGGACTTTGTGATGGCACTGATATACGTGATGGCTCTGCTGCTGGCGGTGGTGCTGACGGCTGTGCCCTTGCTGGCACACAAGCAGAAGCAGTGGCGCCAAGATAGGGCCTTCATCCTCGCCACAGGGGTTTTCACCATGGCCATCTGGGTAGTCTGGATTTTTATGTTCATCCATGGGAATCAGGTGGCTGGGAACACAAGCTGGGATGAGCCCACTCTGGCCATAGCCTTGGTGTCCAATGCCTGGGTGTTCCTCATCCTCTACACCATCCCAGAAATCTGCCTACTGACCAAGGTAGACCCAGACCAGGAGCAGCCCCACGACGGAGACCCCATCTATCCTGCTAGCAGCCTGATCTATGAAAACATCCCCAAGCAGCGGAACTTACTCCGGCCCAACGTCTACGTGGAGAATAAGGCATTCTCCATGGATGAGCCCAATGCAG TGACCAAGAATCCGCTGTCTCCGTACGGCAGTTATAACGGCCAGCTGCGAAGCAGCGTGTACCAGCCCACCGAGCTCGCCTTCATTACCAAGGGCCTGCCTAAC AGCCAGCCCCACGGCCACGGACTAGTCCTCCCCAGGGCGAAGGCGCATCATCCGAATCAGGGCAGCGGCGGCCCTCTCCCTCCAGCGGCCCACCCGCTGCCGTCTCCGAGGACGCATGCGCAGATAGT GAAGATGGTTTGA
- the btbd17b gene encoding BTB/POZ domain-containing protein 17 — protein MARLCERGIFSGVYVGALLLSLYFQSATVGGAALKQEVALENGATVLNHSMTLVQRMESLLNMGNGSDVTLRVQTVNTDEVKVIQAHSLVLTLQSDMFEELLLTRNTSTLVLMETPDCSAVFDKFIRYLYCGEISVRLDQAIPLHKLASKYHVWSLQQGVTQYMTQHLSSESPSGHVVGWYQYSMQIGDFALRDSCLQYLSWNLSSVLQSGEWGSISEDLLLSLLQRSDLILQSELELYEALEAWISQNQPGSPTVERALKAVRYGMIPPQHLFRLQKQSPLMLKYYESIRDLLYLAFQFHSASPVQLAKYFDVNCSIFTPRNYLSSSWGSPWVINNPTRDDRSFSFQTQLGPSGHDSSKRVTWNALFSPRWLPLSIRSTYTELGAMQPTRTDGGRPRIIVTPATSSPDFAGVSFQKTVIVMARQQGKVVVRHVYNFHQSTEEAGDFLVDADLQRRASEYLIDSSLYLHIVVKPLYHTLIVARK, from the exons ATGGCACGCTTGTGTGAACGAGGAATCTTCAGCGGGGTCTATGTGGGCGCCCTGCTCCTGTCACTTTACTTCCAGTCTGCCACAGTTGGAGGAG CTGCCCTGAAGCAGGAGGTGGCCTTGGAGAATGGCGCCACGGTGCTGAACCACTCCATGACTTTGGTGCAGCGAATGGAGTCCCTGCTGAACATGGGAAATGGGAGTGACGTGACTCTGCGGGTGCAGACGGTCAACACGGACGAGGTGAAGGTGATCCAAGCCCACAGCCTGGTACTGACCCTGCAGAGTGACATGTTCGAGGAGCTGCTGCTCACCCGCAACACCAGCACTCTGGTCCTGATGGAGACCCCTGACTGCTCTGCAGTCTTCGACAAATTTATCAG GTATCTGTACTGTGGGGAAATTTCAGTGCGGCTAGATCAGGCCATTCCCTTGCATAAACTGGCCAGCAAGTACCACGTGTGGAGCTTGCAGCAGGGTGTGACCCAATATATGACCCAGCATCTGTCCAGCGAGTCTCCCTCAGGCCACGTGGTGGGCTGGTACCAGTACTCCATGCAAATTGGGGACTTTGCCCTGCGGGACAGCTGTCTGCAGTACCTGTCCTGGAATCTCTCCTCCGTGCTGCAGAGCGGAGAATGGGGCTCCATCAGCGAGGACCTGCTCCTGTCCCTGCTCCAGCGCTCCGACCTCATTTTGCAGAGCGAGCTCGAGCTCTACGAAGCCCTGGAGGCCTGGATCAGCCAGAACCAGCCTGGCAGCCCCACGGTCGAGAGAGCCCTGAAGGCCGTGCGATACGGCATGATCCCCCCTCAGCACCTCTTCCGTCTGCAGAAGCAGTCCCCTCTCATGCTGAAGTATTACGAGTCTATTCGTGACCTTCTTTACCTGGCCTTCCAGTTCCACTCCGCCTCGCCCGTCCAGCTGGCCAAGTACTTTGACGTCAACTGCAGTATCTTCACCCCCCGTAACTACCTGTCGTCCTCCTGGGGCTCCCCCTGGGTCATCAACAACCCCACCCGGGATGACCGCAGCTTCAGCTTCCAGACCCAGCTGGGGCCCAGCGGCCACGACTCCAGTAAAAGGGTGACCTGGAATGCCCTCTTCTCCCCTCGCTGGCTCCCACTCAGCATAAGGTCCACCTACACAGAGCTAGGTGCCATGCAGCCCACCCGCACGGACGGAGGTCGCCCCCGCATCATAGTCACCCCCGCCACATCTAGCCCGGACTTTGCCGGAGTGAGCTTCCAGAAGACGGTGATAGTGATGGCCAGACAGCAGGGAAAAGTGGTGGTCCGCCACGTCTACAACTTCCACCAAAGCACAGAGGAGGCCGGGGATTTCCTGGTGGATGCCGACCTCCAGCGTCGGGCCTCGGAGTACCTGATTGACAGCTCCCTCTATCTGCACATCGTAGTAAAACCCCTCTACCATACCCTCATTGTTGCTCGAAAGTGA